The Tripterygium wilfordii isolate XIE 37 chromosome 17, ASM1340144v1, whole genome shotgun sequence genome has a window encoding:
- the LOC119981764 gene encoding switch-associated protein 70 isoform X1 yields the protein MASNGSSTIVAGMQNSLEKIKRQLASSSGKNLLQGPLLKRSETLRKWNERWVILDPTTGKMDYKTRRNEPTIKGSIIFDENSTITLSPVNFHGLPKYDGCCFYIGTPLKKDYFLCAETPGAARAWVATLNATQLVLKAHKEAVNSLSGNGSSRTGTVATVVAAANSTALECSKEIEAAMQISLRNALGMMPNRINDGPMDDMTIMKETLRVKDEELQNLARDLRARDSTIRAIAEKLSETAEAAEAAASAAHTMDEQRRVACAEIERLTKESEKLMDSSKLKLKESEEKVMALSKDKEQLIKQRDSAFQEAHLWRSELAKARERVVILEAAVVRAEEKVRVVEADAEARTKEAAQKEAATVKDKQELLAYVNMLQAQLQRQQIDTKQVFEEKSESSNVGGNLPQTKDVDLSEENVDKACLSVSKEVSVSGESVVHMATDQVNRRMISEGEWSDIEATDATIADVREIAPETEGSSLDIPVVSSPVNSHQDQGGNAFHQP from the exons ATGGCCTCCAATGGTTCTTCCACA ATAGTTGCGGGTATGCAAAACAGCTTGGAGAAGATCAAACGGCAGCTGGCGTCAAGTTCTGGAAAGAACTTGTTGCAGGGCCCACTTCTTAAGAGATCTGAAACA CTGAGGAAATGGAATGAACGATGGGTGATATTAGACCCGACGACAGGGAAAATGGATTACAA GACTAGGAGAAATGAGCCAACTATCAAGGGATCTATTATATTTGACGAAAATAGCACAATTACATTATCTCCTGTCAATTTTCA TGGACTTCCCAAGTATGATGGATGCTGTTTCT ATATTGGTACTCCTCTGAAAAAGGACTACTTTCTCTGTGCGGAGACTCCTGGTGCGGCTAGAGCGTGGGTAGCAACTTTAAA TGCGACACAATTGGTTCTAAAGGCCCATAAAGAGGCTGTGAATTCCCTAAGTGGAAATGGTTCCTCAAGAACAGGAACCGTTGCAACTGTAGTTGCTGCTGCCAATTCGACAGCCCTCGAGTGTTCTAAAGAAATTGAAGCAGCAATGCAAATTTCTTTGAgaaatgctttgggaatgatgcCGAATAGAATAAATGATGGTCCGATGGATGACATGACAATTATGAAG GAAACACTAAGAGTAAAAGATGAGGAACTGCAGAATTTGGCTCGGGATCTCCGTGCTCGGGATTCAACAATAAGAGCGATTGCAGAAAAACTATCAGAGACAGCTGAAGCTGCTGAGGCCGCCGCATCTGCAGCTCATACAATGGATGAACAAAGGAGGGTCGCTTGTGCTGAGATTGAGCGCTTGACAAAAGAATCTGAGAAACTGATGGATTCATCCAAGCTGAAG CTAAAGGAGTCTGAAGAGAAGGTGATGGCTCTAAGTAAAGACAAAGAACAACTTATTAAGCAGAGAGATTCCGCTTTCCAAGAGGCACATTTATGGCGTTCTGAGCTTGCAAAAGCTAGAGAGCGTGTTGTCATATTAGAAGCTGCTGTTGTGAGAGCAGAGGAGAAGGTCAGGGTAGTGGAGGCAGATGCTGAAGCTAGAACCAAAGAGGCTGCGCAGAAAGAGGCTGCCACAGTGAAGGACAAGCAAGAGCTTCTGGCCTATGTAAATATGCTGCAAGCACAGCTTCAAAG ACAGCAGATTGACACAAAACAAGTTTTTGAGGAGAAGAGTGAGTCATCAAATGTTGGTGGCAATCTTCCCCAGACAAAGGATGTAGACTTGTCAGAAGAGAATGTTGATAAAGCTTGTCTTAGCGTATCTAAAGAAGTCtcagtctctggagagagtgtAGTCCATATGGCAACAGATCAGGTCAACCGCCGAATGATAAGCGAAGGTGAATGGAGTGATATTGAGGCCACGGATGCTACGATAGCTGATGTAAGAGAAATTGCGCCAGAGACAGAGGGAAGCAGCCTGGATATTCCTGTTGTTAGCTCACCAGTAAATAGTCACCAGGACCAAGGAGGCAATGCCTTTCATCAGCCATAA
- the LOC119981764 gene encoding switch-associated protein 70 isoform X2, producing MASNGSSTIVAGMQNSLEKIKRQLASSSGKNLLQGPLLKRSETLRKWNERWVILDPTTGKMDYKTRRNEPTIKGSIIFDENSTITLSPVNFHGLPKYDGCCFYIGTPLKKDYFLCAETPGAARAWVATLNATQLVLKAHKEAVNSLSGNGSSRTGTVATVVAAANSTALECSKEIEAAMQISLRNALGMMPNRINDGPMDDMTIMKETLRVKDEELQNLARDLRARDSTIRAIAEKLSETAEAAEAAASAAHTMDEQRRVACAEIERLTKESEKLMDSSKLKESEEKVMALSKDKEQLIKQRDSAFQEAHLWRSELAKARERVVILEAAVVRAEEKVRVVEADAEARTKEAAQKEAATVKDKQELLAYVNMLQAQLQRQQIDTKQVFEEKSESSNVGGNLPQTKDVDLSEENVDKACLSVSKEVSVSGESVVHMATDQVNRRMISEGEWSDIEATDATIADVREIAPETEGSSLDIPVVSSPVNSHQDQGGNAFHQP from the exons ATGGCCTCCAATGGTTCTTCCACA ATAGTTGCGGGTATGCAAAACAGCTTGGAGAAGATCAAACGGCAGCTGGCGTCAAGTTCTGGAAAGAACTTGTTGCAGGGCCCACTTCTTAAGAGATCTGAAACA CTGAGGAAATGGAATGAACGATGGGTGATATTAGACCCGACGACAGGGAAAATGGATTACAA GACTAGGAGAAATGAGCCAACTATCAAGGGATCTATTATATTTGACGAAAATAGCACAATTACATTATCTCCTGTCAATTTTCA TGGACTTCCCAAGTATGATGGATGCTGTTTCT ATATTGGTACTCCTCTGAAAAAGGACTACTTTCTCTGTGCGGAGACTCCTGGTGCGGCTAGAGCGTGGGTAGCAACTTTAAA TGCGACACAATTGGTTCTAAAGGCCCATAAAGAGGCTGTGAATTCCCTAAGTGGAAATGGTTCCTCAAGAACAGGAACCGTTGCAACTGTAGTTGCTGCTGCCAATTCGACAGCCCTCGAGTGTTCTAAAGAAATTGAAGCAGCAATGCAAATTTCTTTGAgaaatgctttgggaatgatgcCGAATAGAATAAATGATGGTCCGATGGATGACATGACAATTATGAAG GAAACACTAAGAGTAAAAGATGAGGAACTGCAGAATTTGGCTCGGGATCTCCGTGCTCGGGATTCAACAATAAGAGCGATTGCAGAAAAACTATCAGAGACAGCTGAAGCTGCTGAGGCCGCCGCATCTGCAGCTCATACAATGGATGAACAAAGGAGGGTCGCTTGTGCTGAGATTGAGCGCTTGACAAAAGAATCTGAGAAACTGATGGATTCATCCAAGCTGAAG GAGTCTGAAGAGAAGGTGATGGCTCTAAGTAAAGACAAAGAACAACTTATTAAGCAGAGAGATTCCGCTTTCCAAGAGGCACATTTATGGCGTTCTGAGCTTGCAAAAGCTAGAGAGCGTGTTGTCATATTAGAAGCTGCTGTTGTGAGAGCAGAGGAGAAGGTCAGGGTAGTGGAGGCAGATGCTGAAGCTAGAACCAAAGAGGCTGCGCAGAAAGAGGCTGCCACAGTGAAGGACAAGCAAGAGCTTCTGGCCTATGTAAATATGCTGCAAGCACAGCTTCAAAG ACAGCAGATTGACACAAAACAAGTTTTTGAGGAGAAGAGTGAGTCATCAAATGTTGGTGGCAATCTTCCCCAGACAAAGGATGTAGACTTGTCAGAAGAGAATGTTGATAAAGCTTGTCTTAGCGTATCTAAAGAAGTCtcagtctctggagagagtgtAGTCCATATGGCAACAGATCAGGTCAACCGCCGAATGATAAGCGAAGGTGAATGGAGTGATATTGAGGCCACGGATGCTACGATAGCTGATGTAAGAGAAATTGCGCCAGAGACAGAGGGAAGCAGCCTGGATATTCCTGTTGTTAGCTCACCAGTAAATAGTCACCAGGACCAAGGAGGCAATGCCTTTCATCAGCCATAA